The DNA segment GATCTGAAATTTTTCCAAGCTGCCCCACTGTGATTCAGGTTACTACATCTGCAAACTGtctaaaataaatgtgtgttttcacattcacactGGTGGTGCTGATACATCATGAGATATGATTTAATATCCAGATGTGATTTTTGGGGGGTGCGATatctaacattaaaaaaaaagtcacagataATTATAGAATCTGAGTGAAAGAGTATTTTTATCCATGTTGCCTGAGATACATGTGTGCTACAGTTAATTGTTTGAGCCCTGGTTCTTCTGTCATTAATCCAGTTTCTTCCTCTGTTTAGGGTACCAAATGCAGTCGCCTGGGGCACAGTAGGCGGAGTGGCACTCATTCACTTCACAGACTGGCGATTGTTCCTAGACTATGTGCCGTACATTAAAGGAAAGTTCAAGAATGATGAGTAAAGTCTGACACAATGTTAAATTGTGAGTGAATTTTACTGTTGCGAACTCACGCACAGCATCTGAGCTTTCATGCACACGTTTCACCTGCAGGCTTCACCTGGATTGCTCATTAGCTTTAGCCCCATGTACTTAAGATAAGATGCAGACTGGTGTGGTCTTATCAGCTACCCGTACTGAACATTCAAACAAACATGGAATCATGGGTAAATATGCCGCCACAATGTTTTTACTTCTAACAGCTTGTTGCATCTCCTTgcataaatcaaaataaatagtgataatatTAACATGTCTATAAACACCTCAGGTCTCTGCAGCGCTTACTGGCAGAAGCTTATTGAGACTTCTAAGCTTATTAGATGACAACTGTGAAGGAATAAAGCCTTTGTGCTTCTGTCTAAGCTAAACCGTTGTAAAGGGTTGGGTCTAATTTTACAACATCCAGTGAGTCAGTAAATTTAACAGAAAATAGACAATATATATTTAGCAGGATGAGCTGTGTAGATCAGAGACAGGTGTAGTTTTCACAGTATGAGGAATTTGCTTTGGTATGTTGGTGCCTACAATAAACAGGAAAACAGTGAAAAGGACTTGGTGATATACAAAAAAGTAGAAGTAATAATAGAAGCTacctaaaaaaaaatgaagtttataTGAAACGATTGTTTACATTGGAGAAAATgggaatatattaaatataatgggTAATAATAATGGGTAATATTTTCATACATTAGTGCTCCAAGGGTGAATATATAACAAACTATACTTATTTCTAGTCTCTGTTGGTGAAGGGGTTCTTCATACCCTGAACAGGTTTCATTCTTGCAACTCTAAGACATATTTAGATGTAATCTTCtgcgggagagaaaaaaaaaaaacttgtaaaaggGAAACCAGTAATGGGCCTCAGAGACAGGAAGGATGTGCTTTTCACTCAGTCAAacagatgcatgt comes from the Sphaeramia orbicularis chromosome 4, fSphaOr1.1, whole genome shotgun sequence genome and includes:
- the LOC115417821 gene encoding cytochrome b-c1 complex subunit 10-like, translating into MIQNILNKVVGAKYISILRTWVPNAVAWGTVGGVALIHFTDWRLFLDYVPYIKGKFKNDE